The nucleotide window CCATTTATTTGTTGTAGTGAAACCAAATGCTCTTCGTCTAAATTTAATTCTTTTGATAAATATGATTTTAATTCATTTGCATTTATTATTTGAATTTTAGGAATAGATAATTTTGCAAAGGCATCTAAAATTTCAGTTATAGCAGCAGTTGCGCTACCATATGCTACATTCATAAGTTCTTGTAGACAATCTTTTTCATCTTCTGTTAAGTGTATTTTAGATTCCATTATGTTCCAATTCATCAAGTTTTTTTAAAATTTGTTGCATTTTTGCTGTATCAACAGGTTTTTTTATAAAATTAAAAGCACCTAAAGCTAAAGCTTTATCCATAGAAAGTTTTTGAATATCTGCAGAAATTATAACAACTTTCGCATTTTTATCAAATTCTTTAATCTTTTCTAAAGCTACAAATCCATCCATAACAGGCATGGTTAAATCAAGAAAAACAATTTTTGGGGAATGTTGTTTATACAAATCTAAGGCTTCTTGACCATTTTGAGCTTCAAAAATTTCTAAATCTTTTTTTGTAGAGTCATTTAAAGTTTTAATAACCATTTTTCTTGCCATTTTAGAATCATCTGTAACCAAAATTTTCATAAATTATTTCCTATTTTCTAATTGATAGTAATTTTATCTAAAATTCAATAAGAATTACTTTTATTTAATAGGGAATATACTAATATAGTATTTTATAAAAAAGGGAAGTATCTTATGTTTTCAAAAGATGAATGGACTCAGATTGAATTGTTTAAAAATAAGAAAGAATTAGAAAAAAAAGGTATAAAAGTTGTAATTGTAGATACAATCTTAAAACCTTTAGAAAGTATAGAAACAATCACTTATAATCCATATGAGATGGCTTTATATGAAGAAGGTACAGTTTTTGTTTTTTATTGTGACACGGGAAAAACTACAAAAGAGAGACTTGAATACTATAAAAAGAAATTTCCAAAATATAAATGTATTAGCTTAAAAGGTGGGAGAGCTTATTTTAGACCAAATTATCAACTTTTGGATAATAAATGAAAAAATATGAGTATGTAGTTATTGGTGCTGGAATTGCAGGCTGTTCTTTATCACATTTTTTAAAAAAATATTCAGATTCAATTTTATTAATAGATAAAAATGAAGATGTTGCTTCTGGAGCAAGTGGAGCTGCTGGAGCTTTTTTATCTCCACTTTTAGGAAAACCAAATAAATTTAAAGAATTGATTACTAAAGCTTTAAATTTTTCAATGGATTATTATAAAAATAATTTTAATGAAGAGTTACAAAATTGTGGAACTTGTAGAATTCCAAGAAACCAAGAAGATGAAGAAAAATTTCAAAGTTATATTCCATATATGGATTTTGAGTATGAAAAATATGAAGATGGATATTTGTTCCCAATAGGAAGTGTTATAAAGCCCTATGAAGTTTGTTTAAAATTATCAAAAGATATAGAAAAACTTTTTAATTATGAAGTTTCTAAAATAGAGAAAATAGATGATTATTGGTTGATAAATGATGAAATTAAAGCAAAAAAACTTTTTTTATCAACAGGTGCAAATATATCTTTGATAGATGAAAAATATTTTGATATAAGAGCTGTTTGGGGACAAAAAATAGATGTTTTAACTTCTTCACAAATAGATATAAATTATCATAAAGAGTGTTCATTATCAAAAAGTAAAAAAATTGATGAAAATAGATATTTAGTTTCAATTGGTGCTACTCATAATCGATTTGATAAAGATATGAAGAATAGTAGTTATAATTTGGAATTAGCAAACATAAATAAAATTGAACATAATAAAGAGACAAAAGAAATTATCGAGACAGATATTCGAAAGTTATTAAAAAAAGCAAATGATATAAAACAGTTAAATGATATTGAAGTTATTGATGTAAAAATAGGTGCAAGAGCTTCTAGTATTGATTATTTTCCAATGGTTGGAAAATTGATTGATTCTAAAAAAAGTTTTGAAAAATATCCTCATATAAAAAATGGAACGCATATAAAAAATGAAAATCTAATAATGATAGATAATTTATTTGTCTTAAATGGTGTAGGGGGAAGAGGATTTGTTTTGTCTTTATATCTAGCAAATCAATTAGTTCAGAGTGCACTAGATGATAAAAAGTTAGATGATGAGATAACAAATTATAGATTATTCTCAAGATGGGCTAAAAAACAAAAGAATTAAGAGGAAATATGAAAAATATATTAAAAATAGTTTTTTTAGGAATAGTTGGATTTTCAATTTTAGTTTATTTAACAATGCCTAAGAATGTAAACAAAATAAACAACAAAAATGTAACTATTACAATAGAAACAATACCAAAATATTTTGATATTGTAGGTAATAATCCTTATACAAAAGTAGAAAATTTATTTAAATTAGGTGAAGAGAAGTATATTATAGTTTTAAATCACGATGCTTTAGCCGTTTTTAAAGAGTTGTATAAATATACGGATAAAAATAATATAGTGCTAGTTGCAAATATATCAAATACTCCTTGGATTATAAAACAAATAGCAGTAAATGGTGAATTAGAAAAAATGTATAAAAATTCTAAAATTCCATTGATTAATGATTCTGATGGAAATTTTATAAGTAGTTTAGGACTAAATGACAATAAACAAAATAAATACTTTGTTTATAAATTGACAAATAATGGAATAGTTATGAAAATAGGTGAGTCTAAAGTAAAAGAAGGAGCACTTGAAAAAAGCTTATCTTTAGATGAAGTTGAAAAAAGTTTGAATGAGATGAAAAAAATCTTAGAATAAAATAATTATAAAGTAAAAAATTCAAGAAATATTATCATTGAAATTTTAATATTTATTGCAGAAGAAAATTCAAAGTCAGTGTTTTCAACTTTAATAATTGCCTTTTATAAGACTTCAGCACCTTTATTTGTTAACTTAATAATTTTTGCTTTTGTATCAATTAGATGTTCATATATTGCAATAAATTTTTTTAAAATCTCTTATTTGAAGTGATGTAAATTCTGATTGTCTTATCCTATATTTGCAATTATAATATATATGACAACTAGAGTTAAGCTAATTTTATATTTTAATATAAATATAAAATATAAAAAACTAAGAATAATCTGTTCAAAGTTTGAATAAAAAAATAGATATTATTTTACAATTATTAAAAGTAATAAAAATTATTTATTTTGATTAATTAGTTTATGAATTTTTCAAGAGTTAAGATATTTCTTAAGTAAAATATTTAAAAATAGTTATTGATAATTTATAAGTGGTACCGCTAGTCGGACTCGAACCGACACACCAAAGGCGAGGGATTTTGAATCCCTTGTGTCTACCAATTTCACCATAGCGGCATGTTTTTAGAGAATAAAAAAAGAACCCATTGAAAAATGGATTCTTTTTCTATGATAAAGATTATTTAGCTGATACAGCTTCTTTAAGAGCTTTTCCTACTTTGAATTTCGCAACAGTAGTAGCTGGAACATCAACAGTTTTATCAGTACCTGGAACTTTTGCAGTTCTTGCAGCTCTATCTGCAACAGTAAATGTACCAAATCCAATAAAGCTTACAGATTCTTTTTTTACTAATGCTTCTGTAATTGTGTCTAAAACAGCATCAACAGCACCTTTTGCATCTTTTTTAGATAAACCAGCTTTTGCAGCTACTGCATCGATAAATTCTGCCTTGTTCATGGATGAACTCCTTGTATAAAATTAAATTGTGAAAACTTTATAGTATTTAAGCTTTGAAATAGCTAAAATTAGGGAGCTTAGAGAAAAAAATATAAAAAAAATAATCAAAAATCGTTTTTTTTATTCAAAAGAACTCTTTATGCTTAATAATCTACAAGAATTTTCTAATATTGCTATTTTTTTTACCAATTCATGAACATCTCTATCATAAACGTAAGTACCTATTCCTTTTATTATCATAACGTTATGATTTGACTCTTTTAAGTATTTAGTTATTTCAAGTGCATTTCTTTTATACCAAGTTGAAAAATTACCAGGATTGTATATATCAATTTCTCCAAAAATAGTTTTTCCAAAGAAATCTTCAAAAACAATTTTATTATGTTTTAATGTATACGCAGTAGTATAAATAGGCATTCCAAATGCTATGTATTTTGCCTCATGTATATTTGTATAAATAGTTGCGTGGATATGAGATTCAATACTTGCAATATTCCATCTATAATCTTGTTTATTTATATTTAGTGAACAAAATGATTTTTCATCCATTTTATCAAAAATTGCATCACCTGTATTAATTATAAAATTATATTGATCTAGTTTTGCAGAAATTGCACCGTGATAAATACCAAAAAAATTTTTACTAAACATTGTTACAGATAAATCAGAAAGTAATTTTATTGTATCTTTATCCATCATTTTAAAAGCCTCAAATATATTTTTAGATATTATATACTAATTTAAATAAGGACCATTTTAATGAATATTCCCCATATACCTGTTTTATATAATGAAACATTAGAAGCTTTCAAAGATATAAATGATGGTTATATAATAGATTGTACAACAGGTTTTGCAGGTCATAGTAGTGGATTGTTAAATCAGAATGAAAATATAAATTTAATTTGTAATGACCAAGATGACGAAGCTTTAGCTTTTAGTAAAAAAAGACTTGAATCTTTTAGTAGTAGAGTCATTTTTAATAAAGGAAATTTTGAGCATGTTATTGAAACTTTCAAAGATTATGATATTAAAGGTATTTTAGCAGATATTGGAGTTTCATCTTTACAACTTGATAAACAAGATCGTGGTTTTGGGTTTGAGAGTGATACTTTAGATATGCGAATGAATCAAAATCAAAGTTTAGATGCAGCAACTGTAGTTAATACTTATTCTCAAGGTGAGCTTGAAAGAATATTTAAAGATTATGGTGAAGTACGAGAGTATAAAAAAGTTGCATCAATCATAGTAAATAATAGACCTTTTAATAGTTCAAAAGAGCTAGCAGAATTTTTATCAAAAAAAATGTCAAAAGGAAAACTTCATCCTGCAACTTTGCCTTTCCAAGCAATTAGAATAGAAGTAAATGATGAATTAGGAGTTCTTGAAAGGCTTTTTGATTCTTTAGAAAAAGCAAAATTCAAAAATTGTATTGTTGCAATTATCTCTTTTCACTCTTTAGAAGATAGAATAGTAAAAAACTATTTTAAAAAATGGAGTAAATCATGTATTTGTCCTGAAGGTGTTTTTAGATGTGAATGTGGAAATAATCATGCTTTAGGAAAAATTATTACAAAAAAACCTATAATTCCAACTGCACTTGAAATAAAACAAAACCCACGAAGTAGAAGTTCTAAATTAAGGATTTTCAAATTTGAATAGGATAACTGCAAAAAATGCTTTAATTATCGTATTTTCTATATTATTTTTAGCAATATTTATATATTTCCCAAAAATATATATAAGAAATAATATTTATTATACAAGTAAAGATATAAATAAATTATATGCTCATTATATTTCGCTTCAAGAAGAAAATACTTTCTTAGCACAGCAACTCGAAGATATGAAGTTTAAGAATCAAATTATGGATTCTTTATTATTTAATCCTCTAGATAAATTAAATAATAAAAATTTAAATACAATGGAAAATTCAAATGATAAAAGCGATGATTGAGTTTTCTTTAAGAAAACCTCTTTTAAACCATTTTATTCTTTTTTTTATTTTTCTTTTATCTGTTTTTTCATATTTGAAAATTCCAAAAGAAATTTTTCCACCATCAGCTAAAGATGCTGTTATAATAAATGGAGCGTACACAGGAGCTAGTTCTGAGTTACTTGATAAAATTGCAGTTGCTGAAATTGAAGATGAATTATTGAGTTTAAGTAGTGCCGATACAATTACATCAACTATTAAAAATGGAAGTTTTTCTATAAATGTTGATTTAAAAGATGGCTATAAATCAAAAGATATTTTAGATGATGTAAAAGATATTATTACAAAAGTTAAAACAAATTTACCTTCTGATATGGATGAACCAACTGTAAAAGCAGTTGAATTTGCTTTTCCTTTAATAACAGTTGCAGTTTACTCAAAAAATCACGATTCAAAAGAGTATCTAATTGAAGTTGCAAAAGAAGTAAAATCAAAAGTTATGCAACTAAAAGACCTATCTCAAGTTCAGGTTTTAGGTGAAAGTGATAAAGAACTTTTGATGATATT belongs to Arcobacter defluvii and includes:
- a CDS encoding class II aldolase and adducin N-terminal domain-containing protein, whose protein sequence is MMDKDTIKLLSDLSVTMFSKNFFGIYHGAISAKLDQYNFIINTGDAIFDKMDEKSFCSLNINKQDYRWNIASIESHIHATIYTNIHEAKYIAFGMPIYTTAYTLKHNKIVFEDFFGKTIFGEIDIYNPGNFSTWYKRNALEITKYLKESNHNVMIIKGIGTYVYDRDVHELVKKIAILENSCRLLSIKSSFE
- the rsmH gene encoding 16S rRNA (cytosine(1402)-N(4))-methyltransferase RsmH, which produces MNIPHIPVLYNETLEAFKDINDGYIIDCTTGFAGHSSGLLNQNENINLICNDQDDEALAFSKKRLESFSSRVIFNKGNFEHVIETFKDYDIKGILADIGVSSLQLDKQDRGFGFESDTLDMRMNQNQSLDAATVVNTYSQGELERIFKDYGEVREYKKVASIIVNNRPFNSSKELAEFLSKKMSKGKLHPATLPFQAIRIEVNDELGVLERLFDSLEKAKFKNCIVAIISFHSLEDRIVKNYFKKWSKSCICPEGVFRCECGNNHALGKIITKKPIIPTALEIKQNPRSRSSKLRIFKFE
- a CDS encoding response regulator, with translation MKILVTDDSKMARKMVIKTLNDSTKKDLEIFEAQNGQEALDLYKQHSPKIVFLDLTMPVMDGFVALEKIKEFDKNAKVVIISADIQKLSMDKALALGAFNFIKKPVDTAKMQQILKKLDELEHNGI
- a CDS encoding HU family DNA-binding protein; its protein translation is MNKAEFIDAVAAKAGLSKKDAKGAVDAVLDTITEALVKKESVSFIGFGTFTVADRAARTAKVPGTDKTVDVPATTVAKFKVGKALKEAVSAK
- a CDS encoding FAD-dependent oxidoreductase; amino-acid sequence: MKKYEYVVIGAGIAGCSLSHFLKKYSDSILLIDKNEDVASGASGAAGAFLSPLLGKPNKFKELITKALNFSMDYYKNNFNEELQNCGTCRIPRNQEDEEKFQSYIPYMDFEYEKYEDGYLFPIGSVIKPYEVCLKLSKDIEKLFNYEVSKIEKIDDYWLINDEIKAKKLFLSTGANISLIDEKYFDIRAVWGQKIDVLTSSQIDINYHKECSLSKSKKIDENRYLVSIGATHNRFDKDMKNSSYNLELANINKIEHNKETKEIIETDIRKLLKKANDIKQLNDIEVIDVKIGARASSIDYFPMVGKLIDSKKSFEKYPHIKNGTHIKNENLIMIDNLFVLNGVGGRGFVLSLYLANQLVQSALDDKKLDDEITNYRLFSRWAKKQKN